The sequence GTGCGGTGAGCCGAGTTCGCGCCGACTCGACGGTGCGGTGAGCCGAGTTCGCGCCGACTCGACGGTCCGTTCAGCCGAGTTGGCGCCGACTCGGCACGCTGGGGGGGTCAGGAGTCGTCGGGGGAACGCCAGAGGTTGGCCACGGCCAGGGCGAGGCCGCCCCAGATGACCAGCATCGCCACCAGCATCATCACGATCGCGCTCGTGCTCATTCGCTCTCCACCTCGCTCTCGGTGCGGGCCTCGACCGAACCGGGAGGCGGCGGCAGCGCCGGTGCGCGGCGTACGAACTGGGCGACGCTGATCGTCACCGCCAGGGCGACCAGGATCCCCACCGGGAGCCACCCGAACACGGTCAGCATCCAGGTCGGGTAGTCGCCGTACGGCGTGGTGACGGCGACGTAGAACTCGCGGCCGAGCACCAGCACCAGCGCCACCGGCGCGACGCCACCGATCAGCACCGGCCACCAGCCGCGGACCGATGGAGTGCCGTACTGGTCGAGGTGGCGGGTGAGCAGCGGCAGCGCCCGCAGCACCCAGGCGACGACGATCATGCTGACCACGGCGACGAGCAGGATGCCGAAGCGGTTGATGAAGTAGTCGACGATGTCGAGCACGTAGAGGCCGCTGGTGGTGCTGAAGAACGCCAGGCTGATCAGGCCGGCCGGGACCAGGACGAGCGTCGCGGCGACGGCGCGGCTGCTCTCCAGCTTGTCGCGGACCGCGGAGATGACGACCTCCATGACGCTGATCAGCGACGTCAGGCCGGCGATGACGAGCGACCCGAAGAAGAGCACGCCCAGCAGCGCGCCGCCCGGTGCCTCGTTGATGATCGCCGGGAACGCGACGAAGGCCAGGCCCACGCCGTCGGAGACCACGGCGTCGACCTCGGCCCCCTGGGCCTCCGCCATGAAGCCCAGTGCGGCGAAGACGCCGATGCCCGCGAGCAGCTCGAAGCCGGAGTTGGACAGCCCGACGACGAGCCCGGACCCGGTCATGTCGGTGCGCCGGCCCACGTAGGAGGCGTAGGTGATCATGATGCCGAAGCCGATCGAGAGCGAGAAGAAGATCTGGCCGTACGCCGCCGCCCACACCAGCGGGTCGCCCAGTGCGGCCCAGTTCGGCTCGAAGAGCGCCTGGAGCCCCTGGGCGGCACCGTCGAGGAAGAGTGACTGCACGACGAGGGCGAGGAAGGCGACGACCAGCACGGGGATGAACACCTTCGCGGTGTTGCCGATGCC comes from Nocardioides panacisoli and encodes:
- a CDS encoding methionine/alanine import family NSS transporter small subunit; translated protein: MSTSAIVMMLVAMLVIWGGLALAVANLWRSPDDS
- a CDS encoding sodium-dependent transporter translates to MTSTDAAPETPRRGSFDSRKVFILAAIGSAVGLGNIWRFPYVAYENGGGSFLLPYLVALLTAGIPFLLFDYAVGHRNRGSAPLSFARLARPAESLGWWQVGICFMIGVYYAAVLAWALRYTIFATDQAWGEDPNAFFFEDFLQAGDVGVQADLVPGIIWPLVVIWLVVGGVLLLGVQRGIGNTAKVFIPVLVVAFLALVVQSLFLDGAAQGLQALFEPNWAALGDPLVWAAAYGQIFFSLSIGFGIMITYASYVGRRTDMTGSGLVVGLSNSGFELLAGIGVFAALGFMAEAQGAEVDAVVSDGVGLAFVAFPAIINEAPGGALLGVLFFGSLVIAGLTSLISVMEVVISAVRDKLESSRAVAATLVLVPAGLISLAFFSTTSGLYVLDIVDYFINRFGILLVAVVSMIVVAWVLRALPLLTRHLDQYGTPSVRGWWPVLIGGVAPVALVLVLGREFYVAVTTPYGDYPTWMLTVFGWLPVGILVALAVTISVAQFVRRAPALPPPPGSVEARTESEVESE